A genomic stretch from Arachis stenosperma cultivar V10309 chromosome 3, arast.V10309.gnm1.PFL2, whole genome shotgun sequence includes:
- the LOC130965277 gene encoding probable membrane-associated kinase regulator 2, which yields MEVFTFLKYWRGGGGAEGRLPPPPPPPAAPETTDEEEGPFIDLEFTLPNESQDHSHHSPQVHSSDSDDDGHISFTLSPSTNNHHNMELHLDPSSSFLNSNSDSDSNPNPPLPPPPFTASFLKSATKFRVFMLGLKKPKPNPTQQGKLCTVKFKVEEVPILSFFTRDNTSKPRASSNNKHESHSLSSSPPPSSSSSSSSSSEEKRLMHKYLRMVKPLYIKVSRSRCADDKLNVNASPPPQNQGEDGGSDEAEGSKLLGKSRSASAAVLVSSRRRDDSLLQQHDGIQSAILHCKRSFNASRECESSQLPRSVSNPLHDT from the exons ATGGAAGTTTTCACCTTCCTCAAATACTGGCGAGGTGGTGGAGGAGCAGAAGGACGACTACCACCACCTCCACCTCCTCCTGCTGCCCCTGAAACCACCGACGAGGAGGAGGGGCCTTTCATAGACCTGGAGTTTACGCTACCCAACGAGTCTCAAGATCATTCTCACCATTCTCCACAAGTCCACTCATCAGACTCTGATGATGATGGCCACATCAGCTTCACGCTCTCCCCTTCAACTAATAACCACCACAACATGGAGCTCCACTTGGacccttcttcttcctttcttaaCTCCAACTCCGATTCCGACTCCAATCCCAACCcccctcttcctcctcctcccttcACTGCTTCCTTCCTCAAATCCGCCACCAAGTTCCGCGTCTTCATGTTGGGCCTCAAGAAGCCCAAGCCCAATCCCACACAACAGGGCAAGCTCTGTACGGTCAAGTTCAAGGTTGAAGAAGTCCCCATCCTGTCCTTTTTCACCAGAGACAACACCTCTAAACCAAGAGCTTCTTCCAACAACAAACACGAATCACACTCAttatcttcttctcctcctccttcgtcttcttcttcttcttcttcttcttcggaAGAGAAGCGTTTAATGCACAAGTATTTGAGAATGGTGAAGCCTCTCTACATTAAGGTCTCCAGGAGTAGGTGCGCTGATGACAAGCTCAACGTGAATGCCTCGCCGCCGCCGCAGAACCAAGGGGAAGACGGTGGCTCCGATGAAGCCGAGGGAAGCAAGCTTTTGGGGAAGAGCCGGTCCGCCTCTGCTGCGGTGTTGGTGTCGTCAAGGCGGCGTGATGATTCGCTGCTGCAGCAACACGATGGGATACAGAGCGCCATTTTGCACTGCAAGAGGTCCTTCAATGCCTCCAGAG AATGCGAGTCTTCTCAGCTACCACGTTCTGTGAGCAATCCATTGCATGACACTTGA
- the LOC130966552 gene encoding uncharacterized protein LOC130966552, translating to MAYQNQNQSQQRRDQFKPLAPFISSSPSPPPSPFNTNHHAISEMQIRRIKRALCCCGCITALFCIVAVILIVLSFTVYNVTDPEVRLNGVTIINGTLNLKANATSPSPSGDVTLLADLSVKNRNSFAFRYGTTTTTVYYEGRGIGEGTIPPGKTKGKRTMRFNVTMQVVAQKLVDAPGLRSDVEDDQAVNISSYARIDGKVKVLNLFYRKVVVLLNCTVEYNVTTGHIFHGDNCFNDIRL from the coding sequence ATGGCTTATCAGAATCAGAACCAGAGCCAGCAGCGGAGGGATCAATTCAAACCATTAGCTCCATTCATATCATCGAGTCCCAGTCCCCCTCCCAGTCCCTTCAACACTAACCACCATGCCATTTCCGAAATGCAAATCCGTCGCATCAAGAGAGCCCTCTGTTGTTGCGGCTGCATCACTGCCCTCTTCTGCATAGTCGCAGTCATACTCATAGTTCTTAGCTTCACCGTTTATAACGTCACGGATCCAGAGGTGAGGCTCAACGGCGTTACAATCATCAACGGAACCCTAAACCTAAAGGCAAACGCcacttctccttctccttctggTGACGTCACGCTTCTCGCTGACTTGTCCGTGAAAAACCGAAACTCCTTCGCCTTCAGGTACGGCACCACAACCACAACAGTTTATTACGAGGGCAGGGGAATCGGCGAGGGAACGATTCCGCCGGGGAAGACGAAAGGGAAGAGGACAATGAGGTTTAACGTGACGATGCAAGTGGTGGCGCAGAAGCTGGTGGACGCGCCGGGGCTGAGGAGCGACGTTGAGGACGATCAGGCAGTGAATATAAGCAGTTACGCTCGGATTGATGGGAAGGTGAAGGTTCTAAATTTGTTCTACAGAAAAGTTGTGGTTCTTTTGAATTGCACAGTTGAATACAACGTCACCACTGGCCATATCTTTCATGGTGACAACTGCTTCAACGATATTAGATTGTAG